In Panacibacter microcysteis, the genomic stretch TACCGGTGGAAGGGCTACCTATTGATTGCTGATGCGGGATGATTGAAGTAAAAAAAGGCTTTCCAAAAGCATCTTTTATACTTCGCATTGCTCAATACAGTTGTTGCAGTTGAAGAGTGCGACGCAACAGCAGCTTCACCGGTGTACAGCAGCTGATAAACTTATATAAATGGATAAACTGATAACGGGTGATATAAACATAAGCGTGGTTGGGCTTGGGTTAATGGGTTGCAGTATTACAACCTGTTTGTTAATGGCTGGCCACCACGTGGTGGCTTTGGCGCCGGTTGCATCAGACCTGGAGCATGCAGAACACCGTATACGGCAACACCTGCTGCGCTCTTATAAAGAAGGCCTTATAAGCGAACAACCCGCCAAATACCTGTCGCAGCTGCAGATAACCAGCAATTACAGTGATTTGAAACCATGCAACATTGTAATAGAATGTACCATAGAAGACATTACTATTAAACAATCTGTTTACGGGAAGATAGAAGCCGTGGTAGATGAAAGTACCATTATAACCAGCAATACATCTGCCATACCTATCAGTATTTTGCAAAGCTTCACCAGGCACCCGCAACGCTTTGCTGGTTTGCACTGGGCTGAACCGTCTCATACCACGCGTTTTCTTGAAATTATCTGTGGTGATAAAAGCGATATAGCCTGCGCAGAATACCTGTATGAACTTGCTCATTACTGGGGAAAAGAACCAACACTGGTAAGAAAAGACATCCGCGGATTTATAACCAACAGGCTAATGTATGCCATGTACCGTGAAGCATTTTATCTTGTTGAAAATGGTTACGCAAGCATAGAAGATGTAGACCGGGCTTGCAGGAACAATGCCGGCTATTGGATGACCCTGGTGGGTGTGTTTCGCTGGATGGATCTTACCGGTGTACCTGCGTACTACAATGTAATGAAAGATCTTTTTCCCACGCTTAACAACCAAACCACCGTGCCTGCAATGATAGAAAGTATTGTGCGGCAGGGTGGAAGAGGAGTTGCCAATGCAAAAGGTTTTTATGACTATACAGCAGAAGAGGCAAAGTTGTGGGAAGAAACTTTTACAGAATTCAGCTTTGATATCAGAAAGCTGGCTTTAAAATACCCGGCCGATGTGGTAAAAAAGAAAATGCAGTTAAAACAGGAAGACTAAAATACCGCACAGGTATTAAATTTCAGTAAGGTACAATGGCATATTTAACCGTTTTATCTTTTACCTCTTTAAAGTTGTTGTTTGAAAAACGGTAGGTTGTATAAGAACCTGTAAATACATGTTTTTTATCTGTGCCGGGTATGGTAAGTAACATCGTTGTGCTGTCGTAAGACAATGGCGGAATTTTTTTTGCTCCCCTTAACTGTGTCGCATTAACAGCTACAAAAAGGCGATGCTGTTTACCCGGTAAAATGGCTGGCGTAGACAACACATCCTGCTCAATACAAAAAGCTTTTATTTCCTGCCACGGTTCTGTGGTGGTGCCCTGGCCGTAACCTTTTGCCAGGTAAATTATCTTGTCTTTGGTTTTGAGTGTATAGATAGCCGTGTATCTTATCTTGGGATTTTCAGGTGTGCTTTTAATAAACTCCTGTTTGTTGGGTACAACGTAGATGGAGTCGTTATAGCGGTATAGTATCACTGATGCATAATCGGTCTTTGTATCTCCAAGCCGCGTATCCCATGAAACCATGCAAAAATTCCTGTCCTCAGATTTTATAATGGTGAGCGTATTAAAATCGAGCGTGTCTTTCATGCTCATGATCGTATGCTTCCAGTTACTGATCAGTGCAGGCACTGTTTCGCCGGCAGCAAGTAAAGGTGTAAAATCCTTTTGCCGGTGTCTTGCGTCGTTGATCTGTGCAAACTGTTGTGTTACGAGCTCATGGAATGCTGCAACAGAATCTGTTTCCGTTACATTTTGTTGTATGTACGAGTCGTACACTGATTGCGCATGGGCAACCTGGAGTTTTACTATAAGAACGGTTAAGAAAATACGTTTCATAAAAAGGTAATGCTAACTGCTGGTATCAACGCATCATCCAGTCTTTGAATGCTTCGAATGATGAAGTTAGCATAACACTTTTTTTAGTCTTGCTTAAAAGGTGCTGAACGCTTTCAGGTATTTTTATGGTTTCTCCTGTTACAGCCTCAACCGTTTCCGGAAATTTTACAGGATGCGCTGTTTCAAGTATAAAGCCTTTTTCATTACCGCTTAAATAATCTGCCAGTGCTTTATATGCCACGGCGCCATGCGGGTCTAATAAATAGTTGAATTGTTCCTTAACCGTTTTAATTGTTGCTTTAGTTGTCTCATCATCTATGCTCACACTGCCAAGCATACTTTTAAGCCCGTCAAATTTTTGTTGAAACAACTCCATAATACGCACAAAATTGCTGGGGTTGCCCACATCCATAGCATTGGATATGGTGGCTACTGCCTGCCTGGCTTTGTATGCACCGGTTTGTAAAAATGCCGGCACAGTGTCGTTAGCGTTACAGGCAGCAATAAAATGTTTTACAGGCAAACCACTCATATATGCCACAATGCCTGCGCAAATATTTCCGAAGTTGCCACTCGGTACACATATCACCGGTGGTTCATCAAACTGCCACTGCTGGCAGGCATAAAAGTAATATAGCTGCTGTGGCAGCCATCTTGCCACATTAATGGAATTGGCAGATGTAAGGGCATATTTTTTATTCAGTGTTTCGTCTGCAAAGGCCTGTTTTACGATTGCCTGGCAATCATCAAAATTACCCTGTACTTCGATGGCCGTAATATTGCGGCCCGGCGTTGTTAACTGTAGTTCCTGCACGGGGCTTACTTTCCCTGACGGGTAAAGTATGATTACATCAACACCGTCAACACCAAGAAAACCGTTGGCAACGGCACCGCCTGTATCTCCGCTGGTGGCTACCAGCACTGTTGTATGCGTCTTGCTATGCCTGTTGAAATAGCCCAGGCAACGGCTCATAAACCTGGCGCCAACATCTTTAAAGGCAAGGGTAGGCCCATGGAATAATTCAAGCGCCGATATACTGTCTGAAATTTGTACCAGTGGAAAATCAAAGTTGATCGTTTCTGCAATAATCTGCTGCAGCACATCATCCGGAATGCTTTCGCCTACATAGGGCTTCATTACCGTAAAGCCTATGTCTTCTTTGCTTTTGCTTTTTAAGTGTTGTATAAAATCTTTTGGCAACACCGGTATGTGCTCAGGAAAATACAAGCCCTTATCAGGTGCCTGTCCTTTTACGGCGGCTTCTGCAAACGATACACGTGGAGATTGATGGTTAAGGCTATAGTAGATCATAAATATTCATCGGTATAAAAACTGTTTATAAAATTGCTCCCGGCAATGTTGTGTTATCATTCTATTGATACGCGCTGTACATGCATTGCTATGTATTATTATGTTTCCGGCAACTGTTTTTCATGGCATCGCCTGTTGTGTCACTCACTTGTACTTTCAGATCATTGTGCATCAGCCTCCGGTTCAGCCAGGTTACCTCTAATGCACCACGTTGGTTTGATGAAATTCCTTGAGCATCATCTTTATAACCGGCACTTTTAAAACCATGCACATCTGGCCATTTTTGTTACACAAAAAGCACGGTTGTGTATTATTATGAACGTGGCCATTGCTGAGTAATGCTGTATTGTACAAGTGTGCGACGCAAGCAAAGCCCAATAGCAGCAATGCAGCCCGGTACATAAAAATCTTTATTGCTTTATACGCATGTTATGGAAACCTCAGGCATTGTTTGCTACAGCTTCCAGCTTTACCCCATGCGGATTGATGGTGGTAACATGCGTATGATAATCGATGCCGATACGCGTAAACACAGCTTCCATTTCTTTGGCCACAGCATGTGCTGTGGAGGCATCTTTGCTTAGCATAAAGATAGACGGACCGCTGCCACTGATGCCCCCGCCGAGGGCACCGGCATCTTTACTTCGTTTCTTTACTTCATCAAAACCAGGGATAAGAATGCTGCGTACGGGCTCAATGATCACATCTTCCAGCGAGCGGCCGATAAGATCATAATCGCCTTTTATAAGACCGGCAACAAGCCCGGCAATATTTCCCCATTGTTTAATGGCATCTTTTAACAGTACCTGTTGTTTAAGTATCTGCCTGGCATCTGCAGTGCGTACTTCAATCTGCGGATGCACCACTGTTACGTGCAGCGGCGGGGCTTCTATGCTCACTATATCGAGCGGGTGAATGGCACGTATCAAGGTTACACCGCCGTAGATACATGGCGCAATATTATCTGCGTGCTTTACACCGCTGGCCACTTTTTCTCCAAACATGGCAAAACGAACAAGGTCTGCCTTGCTGAAACGATTATCCAGCAGGTGATTGGCAGCAACTACCACGCCTGCTGCACTTGCCGCACTGGAGCCTATACCACTCCCGGGCTTTATAATCTTGGTTGACCGGATGATAAAACCTTTTACATCCGGTGCTTCGTCCATTAATGCCAGCATGGCTGCACCGCTTACATTTTTTTCCGGGTCTGTAGGTAAGTTATAATCGTCGTTATTAATGATATGCACACCTGGTTCATCTGTTATCTCCACTTCAAATGCATCGCACGGTTCATTGAGTGCAAAACCGAGTATATCAAAACCGCAAACCATATTGGCAACTGTTCCGCAGGGGTAGGCCTTTACTGTTTTCCTGATCATTGTTCGTTATTGTTTGTTCATTGCATTTACACCCTTGCCACTCTAATTATGTCAGCAAACACACCGCTGGCCGTAACATCTGCACCGGCACCTGCACCCTTTACAACCAGGGGTTGCTCGGGGTAACGTTGTGTATAAAAGAGTACAATATTGTCTTTGCCATACAAATGATAAAAGTCGCTGTCAGCAGGGATGTGTTGCAGGCCAACAGAAGCTTTCCCGTTTTCAAATTGTGCCACAAATTTAAGCTTGCAGTTTTTTGCTGCAGCCTCATCATACAATTTCCTGAAATGTGATTCCTGCCTGCCCATTTCTGAGTAGAAATCTTCCACTGTTCCTTCAAAACAACTTTGCGGTAAGAAGCCGTTGTTTGTAATGTCGTCCATTTCAATTTGTTCGCCTGCTTCACGGGCCAGGATCATAATCTTACGCATTACGTCTGTGCCACCAAGATCGAGCCGCGGGTCAGGCTCGGTATAACCTTCTGCCTGCGCTTGTCTTACCACTTCCGTAAAAGGTTTGGTGCCGTTGTAGTTATTGAACACAAAATTGAGTGTGCCCGACAGAACAGCCTGGATTTTGATTACCTTATCGCCGCTTCTTCTCAGGTCGTTCAATGTGCCGATAACCGGTAATCCTGCACCTACGTTGGTTTCAAAAAGGAATAACGCGTTGTATTCTTTTGCAAGTGACTTAAGTTTCAGGTAGCTTTCGAAAGAAGATGAGGCAGCTATCTTGTTGCATGCAACCACGGAAACAGTTTTAGCCAGTAAAGACCCGTAAACAGCAGCTACACCTGCGTTGGCTGTTACGTCTACCAAAACGCTGTTGCGAAGATTTTTTTCAATAACCGTTGTTACGAATGCTTGCAAGTCCATTGCGTCAGCAGCATCCAGCGAAGCCTTCCAGTTTGCCAGATCGATTGCATTACCATTTTCTGCAAACAACATTTTTTTACTGTTTGAAATACCTGTAACACGCACCTGCAGGTTTAGCTGCTCCAGTAAAAAAGGCTGTTGTTGTTTAACCTGGTCTATCAGTTTACTGCCAACATTGCCGGCACCAATTATAAATATGTTCAACTGCTTGTAAGTGGTTTCAAAGAATGCTTCGTGTAAAACGTTGACAGCTTTTTTTACATCATTGCCGGCTATAACCGCCGAGATATTTCTTTCAGAAGAACCTTGCGCAATGGCCCGGATGTTTACGCCGTTTTTACCAAGTGCATCAAACATGCGACCAGCTATACCTGTGTGGTGGCGCATTTTATCGCCGACAAGGGCTATAATGGACAGGTCTTTTTCCACCTTAAGCGGATCTAATTTGCCCTGTGCTATTTCAATTTCAAAAGCATTATCAACAGCCAGTTTTGCTTTGTCACTATCTGCGGTGTTTACGGCTACGCAGATCGAATGTTCAGAAGAACTTTGAGTAATGAGAATGACATTGATCTTTTCTGAAGCCAGGGCTTCAAACAATCTTTTGGAGAAGCCCGGAATGCCAACCATGCCGCTGCCTTCAAGGCTGAGTAGTGCTATGGCATTGATGCTTGAAATGCCTGTGATGATTTCTGCTTCGTCGGCAGCAGCACTGCTGCCTATTACTGTGCCGGCTTCGTTGGGCGCAAAGGTATTTTTAACCCAGGTAGGAATATTTTTTTGCATGACCGGCTGAATGGTGGGCGGGTAGATGACTTTTGCACCAAAATGCGATAACTCCATTGCTTCCTGGTACGAAGTGGCGGCAATGGTTTTGGCGTTGGGCACCCAGCGTGGATCGGCTGTCATCATGCCTGTAACGTCTGTCCATATTTCAAGTGAGGTGGCGTGTACCGCTGCAGCAAAAATTGCAGCAGTGTAATCTGAGCCCCCGCGCCCCAGCGTGGTTGTATTGCCTTGTTCATCGCTCGATATAAAGCCAGGTGCCAGGAATAGCTGGTTGCCGGACGAAGAAACAGCGTAGGAAATTTTGTCGTTGGTAATGCTAAAGTTTACCGCAGCAAAACCAAAATTGCTGTTGGTTTTGATGAGCTTTCTTGAATCGAGCCACTCATGTGCAATGCCCAGGCTTTGCATGTAGGCGGCAATGATTTTTGAAGAAAGCATTTCCCCGAAACTGATAATACGGTCTTTTGTACGCAGTGATAATTCTTTCAGGTAGAAAACACTGTTGCAAATTTCGTCCAGTTCATTGAAGTGTTGTTTGATCATGCTCAGGCAACTGCTTTGGTGTGTAACGGGCAACAGGGCACGCGCTGTATCCAGGTGTTTGGTTTCGAGTTGCTTTAAAACTTCTTTGTAAAATTCCTCACTTTGTTCTGCCAGTGTGCCTGCTTTGATCAGCAGGTCTGTAACGCCACCTAATGCTGATACGACTACGATTTGCGACTCAGTATTGCCTTTTACAATGGCTACTACTTTCTGTATGTTTTCGGCATTTGCTACAGAAGAGCCGCCGAATTTTAGAACCTTCATATTAATATGTTGAATGCTTTATGTTTATAGTTGTTGGTGGATACCAGCTTTGATATATAATTTTTAGCTTTTGCATTGAATGCGTTTAATAAGCGCCTTTTGATTGGTATGTTGGTTGCGAAAAGTGGCTACTATAAGGATCAGACCTTTCATTATGCAACAGCGTTCATTAAATACAATATTTATTCTTTTTAATGCTTCCGGTGTGGAACAGGGGATGATATGACATTGTGCAACCCTTTACAGGGTTGTAGTAGTTGTTGTTGAAGTTGCTACAACAACTTCGGCAGTGGTAAAAGTAATGATATGAGCAGGTGATTGATTCATCTCAGGCAGGCAAGTTAATTGTAACATTATTTATAACAAGCGTTAGTGTAGAAATTGATGGAGATTTTGTTTGCAGCAGTGTGGCCGCATGCGTGTTGAATAAACAACCGGAAGCAAAAGTGAGTGACACAACAGAAGCTTAATAGTAGCAATGCAGCCGGTTACATACATCTTTTATTCGCCTGTATACGGGCAAATGAAAAAATCCCGCCTTTTATAGCGGGACTTTTATTATTTACCTCTTGTTTAGATTATTTTGGATCGAGTGCCCTCTTTATGCGCTCGGCAACATCCTGCAAATGGTATTTGCTCATTTTATCTGTAGTGCCGGGGATAGCTGCAAGAATATCTGCTCTCAGCGATACCAGGTGTGCTCTTACAATTGAGGGCACATCGGTATTTTTTACATTGGTACCAAGCAGTGCCGCAAATGATGCCGGCAAACCACTTATTTGTTGCGGAGGTGCTGGATTAAGGATACTTATCAGCGCTTCCACATAAGCTTTTTGCACGTTGCGACGCATGTTATCGATAGGTCTTTTGGATGCAAGTTCGCTCCATACACCTTTCTTTACATCATCCATCATTTCGTCTACCAGGTAAGTATTGGCGTTTCCAAACCTGTTGCTGCTTACTGCCATTATATTGAGGCGTGAAGGCCTGAATAGGCTGTTGATGGCGCCGATCTGGATATTGTTAACCGTTTCTGCAGATGTTGGATTGGATGTTTTGTTCAGGATTGTTTTATCAAACAACCAGGTAGGTGTCTCGAACAACTGTTTCTGGAGAAACATGATGGCTTCTTTTTGGGTTGCTTTTGGTGCAGGCTCGTACACATCGCCACTTTGTTCTACACTTTTAGGTGTTTCATAAATACCGCCAACGTTTTTGATTACATGGTTCATGTAGCGGTTGAACTGAATAACAACCTGCCCATACATATCATCGAGGTTCTGGTATTTATCCGCTTCTTCTTTGGTCCATTCCGGCAGGCCCTGAATAATTCTTTTGAGGTTTTTGA encodes the following:
- a CDS encoding 3-hydroxyacyl-CoA dehydrogenase family protein; amino-acid sequence: MDKLITGDINISVVGLGLMGCSITTCLLMAGHHVVALAPVASDLEHAEHRIRQHLLRSYKEGLISEQPAKYLSQLQITSNYSDLKPCNIVIECTIEDITIKQSVYGKIEAVVDESTIITSNTSAIPISILQSFTRHPQRFAGLHWAEPSHTTRFLEIICGDKSDIACAEYLYELAHYWGKEPTLVRKDIRGFITNRLMYAMYREAFYLVENGYASIEDVDRACRNNAGYWMTLVGVFRWMDLTGVPAYYNVMKDLFPTLNNQTTVPAMIESIVRQGGRGVANAKGFYDYTAEEAKLWEETFTEFSFDIRKLALKYPADVVKKKMQLKQED
- the thrC gene encoding threonine synthase; this encodes MIYYSLNHQSPRVSFAEAAVKGQAPDKGLYFPEHIPVLPKDFIQHLKSKSKEDIGFTVMKPYVGESIPDDVLQQIIAETINFDFPLVQISDSISALELFHGPTLAFKDVGARFMSRCLGYFNRHSKTHTTVLVATSGDTGGAVANGFLGVDGVDVIILYPSGKVSPVQELQLTTPGRNITAIEVQGNFDDCQAIVKQAFADETLNKKYALTSANSINVARWLPQQLYYFYACQQWQFDEPPVICVPSGNFGNICAGIVAYMSGLPVKHFIAACNANDTVPAFLQTGAYKARQAVATISNAMDVGNPSNFVRIMELFQQKFDGLKSMLGSVSIDDETTKATIKTVKEQFNYLLDPHGAVAYKALADYLSGNEKGFILETAHPVKFPETVEAVTGETIKIPESVQHLLSKTKKSVMLTSSFEAFKDWMMR
- a CDS encoding homoserine kinase; this encodes MIRKTVKAYPCGTVANMVCGFDILGFALNEPCDAFEVEITDEPGVHIINNDDYNLPTDPEKNVSGAAMLALMDEAPDVKGFIIRSTKIIKPGSGIGSSAASAAGVVVAANHLLDNRFSKADLVRFAMFGEKVASGVKHADNIAPCIYGGVTLIRAIHPLDIVSIEAPPLHVTVVHPQIEVRTADARQILKQQVLLKDAIKQWGNIAGLVAGLIKGDYDLIGRSLEDVIIEPVRSILIPGFDEVKKRSKDAGALGGGISGSGPSIFMLSKDASTAHAVAKEMEAVFTRIGIDYHTHVTTINPHGVKLEAVANNA
- the thrA gene encoding bifunctional aspartate kinase/homoserine dehydrogenase I, with translation MKVLKFGGSSVANAENIQKVVAIVKGNTESQIVVVSALGGVTDLLIKAGTLAEQSEEFYKEVLKQLETKHLDTARALLPVTHQSSCLSMIKQHFNELDEICNSVFYLKELSLRTKDRIISFGEMLSSKIIAAYMQSLGIAHEWLDSRKLIKTNSNFGFAAVNFSITNDKISYAVSSSGNQLFLAPGFISSDEQGNTTTLGRGGSDYTAAIFAAAVHATSLEIWTDVTGMMTADPRWVPNAKTIAATSYQEAMELSHFGAKVIYPPTIQPVMQKNIPTWVKNTFAPNEAGTVIGSSAAADEAEIITGISSINAIALLSLEGSGMVGIPGFSKRLFEALASEKINVILITQSSSEHSICVAVNTADSDKAKLAVDNAFEIEIAQGKLDPLKVEKDLSIIALVGDKMRHHTGIAGRMFDALGKNGVNIRAIAQGSSERNISAVIAGNDVKKAVNVLHEAFFETTYKQLNIFIIGAGNVGSKLIDQVKQQQPFLLEQLNLQVRVTGISNSKKMLFAENGNAIDLANWKASLDAADAMDLQAFVTTVIEKNLRNSVLVDVTANAGVAAVYGSLLAKTVSVVACNKIAASSSFESYLKLKSLAKEYNALFLFETNVGAGLPVIGTLNDLRRSGDKVIKIQAVLSGTLNFVFNNYNGTKPFTEVVRQAQAEGYTEPDPRLDLGGTDVMRKIMILAREAGEQIEMDDITNNGFLPQSCFEGTVEDFYSEMGRQESHFRKLYDEAAAKNCKLKFVAQFENGKASVGLQHIPADSDFYHLYGKDNIVLFYTQRYPEQPLVVKGAGAGADVTASGVFADIIRVARV